The Fusobacterium pseudoperiodonticum DNA window CACGTCTACATTGTTAGCATTTAACTTAGATTTTGGTCCTGCAATTCCTATGATTATTACATCTTTTGAATTTGAACCAAATTCTTTATATACTTTTTCAAAGTCTGGCATTTCTCTAACACAATATCCACACCAAGTCGCCCAAAAGTTTATAACAACTACCTTTCCTTTATAATCTGCTAGATTATGTTTTTTACCATATTGGTCTTGAAGAACAATATTTGGAACTTTTACATCTTCATTTTTATTAGACTTAGCTGCAAAAAGTGAGAATGACATTAATGCAAACATAAGTACCATTATTAATTTACGTTTCATTTTTTCCTCCTTCTTATTTTGTACAATTTTCTGTACTAACTTGCTCATATATTAGCAATAAAATAAGAATAAGTCAATCTATTTATTTTAATTCTTTTTCATAATTTTTTAGTGCATCTAAAGCTGGTTTTGTAATAGGTATTATAACTAAGATATTTATAACTGTCATTATTCCTAAACCAAAATCTGCTAAAGACCAAATGAACATATCTTGTTTTATTCCACCAATATATATCATCAATATTAATATAGCTTGATATCCTATATTTAAATATTTACTTTCATGTATAAAATTAACTGCACTTCTACCATAGAAAGCTACTGCAAGTATAGTACTTACACAGAAGAAGAACATTAGAATCACAACAAAAGGTGCTCCTATTGAAGATAGGTGATAAGTCATAGCTGCTTGGAAAAGTCCCATTCCTGATAAACCAGCTATTGTACTTTCAGGTACAAGTAAAACGATGAATGCTGTTGCACTACAGATAACTAAGGTATCAATGAATACTCCAAAAGCTTGAACCATTCCTTGTTTTGATGGATTATCTATATGAACTGCTGCCGCTGCATAGTTTGAATTTCCACTTCCTGCTTCGTTAGAGAATAGTCCTCTTCTAACTCCATTCATAACAACTGCTCCAAATGTTCCTCCAAATATTTCTTTCCCTCCAAAAGCTTGAGAGAAAATTGTTCCTATCATTGATGGTATACTTGTTAAATTTGTAACTAAGATATAAATAACTGCGACAACATAAATAATTGCCATAAATGGAACTATCTTATTTAAAGATTCTATAATAGAGTCTTTCTTAGAACTACTAAAAAATATTACATAGGCAACCATAATTGCTACAGCTATTGATGAAATATTCTGTAAATTTAAGAATTTATTTTCTGCACCCCAAGTATATACAGAAGTTATTGAACTAGTAATAGAGTTAGACATAACTTGTGTTACTCCAAAGTAACATACTACTGATGCTAGTGCATAAATAATTCCTAACCATCTCATATTTAGTCTTTTTTCTATAATAAATGGTGTTCCTCCTGTATAAGAACCATCTTTTTCTGTTTTTCTATAGATAACTGCCAAGCTTGATTCAATAAAAGCTGTTGCTGAACCTAGCATTGCAACCAACCACATCCAAAATATAGCTCCTGGTCCTCCAACTGATATTGCTGCAACTACCCCTGCAATATTTCCTGCTCCAACTCTACAAGCTGTACCTAAGAAAAATGTTTCTAAAGAACTTATACCACCTTTTTTACCTTTTTCATTTTTGAATAAAACTTTTACTATTTTATGAAATAATCTAAATT harbors:
- a CDS encoding alanine/glycine:cation symporter family protein — translated: MESIYKMVDAVNGLLWGKNILVFMLIGAALYFSFKTKFMQFRLFHKIVKVLFKNEKGKKGGISSLETFFLGTACRVGAGNIAGVVAAISVGGPGAIFWMWLVAMLGSATAFIESSLAVIYRKTEKDGSYTGGTPFIIEKRLNMRWLGIIYALASVVCYFGVTQVMSNSITSSITSVYTWGAENKFLNLQNISSIAVAIMVAYVIFFSSSKKDSIIESLNKIVPFMAIIYVVAVIYILVTNLTSIPSMIGTIFSQAFGGKEIFGGTFGAVVMNGVRRGLFSNEAGSGNSNYAAAAVHIDNPSKQGMVQAFGVFIDTLVICSATAFIVLLVPESTIAGLSGMGLFQAAMTYHLSSIGAPFVVILMFFFCVSTILAVAFYGRSAVNFIHESKYLNIGYQAILILMIYIGGIKQDMFIWSLADFGLGIMTVINILVIIPITKPALDALKNYEKELK
- a CDS encoding TlpA family protein disulfide reductase, with the protein product MSFSLFAAKSNKNEDVKVPNIVLQDQYGKKHNLADYKGKVVVINFWATWCGYCVREMPDFEKVYKEFGSNSKDVIIIGIAGPKSKLNANNVDVSKEEVTAFLKKKNITYPTLMDETGKTFDDYGVRAFPTTYVINKKGFLEGYVSGAITADQLKKAINETLKK